Proteins from one Oenanthe melanoleuca isolate GR-GAL-2019-014 chromosome 1, OMel1.0, whole genome shotgun sequence genomic window:
- the LOC130250821 gene encoding cell surface glycoprotein CD200 receptor 1-B-like, whose protein sequence is MAQKWAVLAVLLFLPINLVEALNRLSVEAGHEAVLSCSNISKVHFLLVTWKRNCSSCCLLSYRSDQNKTSRQNCSERIMWEYSPDGDPVLRIYPVNLKDEGNYTCETVNSEGTFHFFSSLTVIVPPTVTLTHDKSRVAVCQASAGKPAADISWIPASNHSSEEEFHHPNGTVTRVSYFGWTSSSFPSVTCLVTHPAVNQTLVMDLRYTSHRLLYILIGAAAGVSAVTGVTLCLIFRCRACWLCKWTRQSMTIRTYQCPPSRVRREAVQPPQFPEKIYENYSPRSVYMCL, encoded by the exons ATGGCTCAGAAATGGGCAGTTCTGGCTGTGCTTCTTTTCTTGCCAATCAATCTGGTTGAAG CCCTCAACAGGCTGAGTGTAGAGGCTGGCCATGAAGCTGTGCTGAGTTGCTCCAACATCTCCAAGGTGCATTTTCTGCTGGTGACATGGAAGAGGAATTGCAGCAGTTGCTGCCTGTTGTCCTACAGAAGTGATCAGAACAAGACAAGCAGGCAGAACTGCAGTGAGAGGATCATGTGGGAATATTCACCTGATGGTGACCCTGTGCTTCGTATTTACCCTGTGAACCTCAAGGATGAGGGAAATTACACCTGTGAAACTGTCAACAGTGAAGggacttttcattttttctcttctctgacTGTGATAG TCCCTCCTACGGTGACTCTGACCCATGACAAGAGCAGGGTGGCTGTCTGTCAGGCATCTGCAGGAAAGCCAGCTGCTGACatctcctggatccctgcaagCAATCACAGCTCTGAGGAAGAATTCCATCACCCCAATGGAACAGTCACCAGAGTGAGCTATTTTGGCTGGACCAGCAGCTCATTTCCCTCTGTCACCTGCCTGGTGACTCACCCAGCCGTGAACCAGACTCTGGTGATGGACCTGAGAT ACACTTCCCATAGGCTTCTCTACATCCTGAtaggagcagctgcaggtgtcagtgctgtcactggtgtcacttTATGCTTGATTTTCAGGTGCAGAG CTTGCTGGTTATGCAAATGGACACGGCAGAGCATGACA ATTAGAACCTACCAGTGCCCACCTTCACGTGTGAGAAGAGAAGCAGTCCAACCTCCTCAATTTCCAGAGAAAATCTATGAGAATTACAGCCCAAGATCTGTTTACATGTGCTTATAA